From the genome of candidate division WOR-3 bacterium, one region includes:
- a CDS encoding GAF domain-containing protein — MEDIIRKIGREELEILFQMSSSLSSTLELSKILNIIIESAKTLLKAEASSLLLLDETANELYFASATGDVSERLKNLTVPLDKGIAGACVRTGKPIMVNDTSSNKDFYPGIDKRTGFATKSIIAAPLIITGKTIGVIEVLNKKNRRTWTNADKELLIIIAFQAAQVIQNAQVHLQIREQQNLLRDEIDSRYAIISASDEFKEVLQLAEKVAQSTSTVLLLGENGTGKELIARYIHRLSPRKEESFIAVNCAAIPTTLLESELFGYEKGAFTGATSLHRGRFELAHKGTIFLDEIGDLAPETQSKLLRVIQEREFERLGGTKVIKVDVRVIAATNQNLEEKIAEKQFREDLFYRLNVFPIQIPPLRERKDDIPLLAKHFLTIYARDMNKTIKDIDSKVMQRLLDYPWPGNVRELQNVIERAVVLATGDTIDINCLMLPARRCKEFEISGKGLKEAVDAFKLNYIRETIEQCGGNQRKASKILKIQPSYLSRLLHKARKS; from the coding sequence ATGGAGGATATCATCAGGAAGATAGGCAGAGAAGAGCTTGAAATACTCTTTCAGATGTCGAGTTCTCTTTCTTCTACGCTGGAACTTTCAAAGATACTGAATATCATCATCGAGAGCGCCAAGACGTTGTTGAAAGCCGAAGCGAGTTCTCTGCTCTTACTGGACGAAACGGCCAATGAGCTTTACTTTGCCAGCGCCACCGGTGATGTTTCCGAGCGCTTGAAAAATCTTACTGTTCCCCTGGACAAGGGGATTGCAGGCGCGTGCGTCCGTACAGGCAAGCCGATAATGGTGAATGACACCTCTTCCAATAAAGATTTTTATCCGGGGATAGATAAAAGAACGGGTTTCGCGACGAAATCGATCATCGCCGCTCCGCTCATCATCACCGGTAAAACGATCGGCGTTATTGAGGTGTTGAATAAAAAGAACCGCCGTACGTGGACGAATGCAGATAAAGAACTCCTGATTATCATCGCATTTCAAGCCGCCCAGGTGATCCAGAACGCCCAGGTGCATCTTCAGATCCGCGAGCAGCAGAATCTGTTGCGGGATGAAATCGATTCACGTTACGCCATCATCTCGGCGAGCGATGAGTTTAAAGAAGTACTCCAGCTTGCGGAAAAAGTCGCCCAGAGCACCTCGACGGTGCTGTTGCTCGGTGAAAACGGTACAGGAAAAGAATTGATTGCGCGCTATATCCATCGTTTGAGTCCCAGAAAAGAGGAGTCTTTCATCGCGGTGAACTGTGCGGCTATTCCGACCACGCTGCTGGAGAGTGAACTCTTCGGATATGAAAAAGGGGCGTTCACCGGTGCGACATCCCTTCATCGCGGCAGATTTGAACTGGCACATAAAGGAACGATCTTCCTTGATGAAATCGGGGATCTGGCGCCTGAGACCCAGAGTAAATTGCTTCGGGTTATCCAGGAACGTGAATTCGAACGGCTCGGAGGAACCAAGGTGATAAAGGTCGACGTGCGGGTCATCGCCGCCACCAATCAGAATCTGGAAGAAAAGATTGCAGAGAAACAGTTTCGAGAAGATCTCTTTTACAGGCTTAATGTCTTTCCCATTCAGATCCCGCCGCTGCGGGAACGTAAAGATGATATTCCTCTTTTAGCCAAACATTTTTTAACGATCTACGCACGGGATATGAATAAGACGATTAAAGATATCGACAGCAAGGTGATGCAGAGGTTGCTGGACTATCCCTGGCCCGGTAATGTCAGAGAACTCCAGAATGTGATAGAGCGTGCGGTTGTGCTGGCGACAGGCGATACCATTGATATAAATTGTCTGATGCTTCCCGCGCGCAGATGCAAGGAGTTCGAGATCTCAGGTAAAGGATTAAAAGAAGCCGTGGATGCATTTAAACTGAATTATATTCGGGAGACGATTGAGCAGTGCGGCGGCAACCAGAGAAAGGCGAGTAAGATTCTTAAAATCCAGCCTTCTTATTTATCGCGCCTGCTGCATAAAGCCAGGAAGAGTTGA